A part of Onthophagus taurus isolate NC chromosome 7, IU_Otau_3.0, whole genome shotgun sequence genomic DNA contains:
- the LOC111418893 gene encoding zinc finger protein 512B-like has translation MQTSFVAVILSVSCALARAGFAGSYGDDHSTYFGAEYGGEEHVYTPTKTVEYTKPVPVHVVKKIGVPVPHPVNLPVPQVVKVPVPQPYPVHIHVPQPVAIPIYKLVPQEIEKKIPITVEKPEPHYIEKPYKIEIEKHYPVHVNKPYPVHVPVYKHVYQHESHHHSHDDGHH, from the exons ATGCAGACATCA tttGTTGCGGTTATCCTGTCGGTTTCCTGTGCTTTAGCACGTGCAGGATTCGCTGGAAGCTACGGTGACGATCACTCAACTTATTTCGGGGCAGAATACGGTGGAGAAGAACATGTTTACACCCCAACAAAAACTGTCGAATATACCAAACCAGTTCCAGTGCACGTTGTTAAGAAAATTGGAGTTCCCGTACCACACCCTGTAAATCTTCCAGTTCCTCAAGTTGTTAAGGTTCCAGTTCCACAACCTTATCCAGTTCACATTCATGTTCCCCAACCGGTTGCTATCCCAATTTACAAATTGGTGCCAcaagaaattgaaaagaaaattccaATCACTGTTGAAAAACCGGAACCACATTACATTGAGAAAccttataaaattgaaatcgaaAAGCATTACCCAGTACATGTCAACAAACCATATCCAGTTCATGTTCCAGTTTATAAGCATGTCTACCAACATGAATCTCACCATCATAGTCACGATGATGGTCATCATTAA